A region of the Nitrospinota bacterium genome:
TTGAGAATATGCCAACCCTAATTTATTGGGAGATAGGTTTGATGTCCCGATGAGACTGTCGAAAAAGGCGGGGTTTTTATGAGCGGGATGCAACAGTGATCCGTTGCCCGAGCCTAGAATTAACTGGGGTCGAGCGCCCGGATCTCTCCGGTCTCTTGAACTGCGACCTCGTATCCCTCAATTTCGGAAGGAATCTGCTTGACGAGCTCGGCGGTTTTCTTCACGACGAAGACTTTGATACACGGCTGCCCCGAGCACTCGCCGAGGGCGGTCCCCACAACGCCGGGTAGCGACATCAGGCTATCGGTGTGCTCCTTGAGCACCGCTTCGATCGTCTTTTCCGGCATGAGCCTCTCTCCTGGTCCGTCTTCCACGCCCTGCTGGCCACACGCCACCACCACAGCAACGAGCCAGAGAAGGCCAACCAAAGACACCGATGCCCTTACCAGGAATCTCATTGAACGATACCCGTTCCTTCCCGTCAACCCCTAAACAAAGCTTCCTCAAAAACAGGGCAGGGAAGAGGAACCTGGGCCTCTTCCCTGCAAGCTACGCCGAGTAGCTCCGTATACAGGTCTGGGGTGTTACTGCCCGTCAACGGTCACAAAAAACCGGTCCAGGACCGGGTCAATGGGATTGGCAACGGTAATAAACACGCTGCCGGCGAACAGTAGCCCCACAGGCCTACGGTCGTCTGCGCTGGTCCTTCCCTTACCATCGAAAACCACGAGTGAACCGGAGTCTCCACCAGCGCTAAAGCTCCCTGGCTCGATAATGATCTGGTTCACAAATCTCGCTACACCACTGCCATAGCCCACGTTTATCGTGGCATTGATGGCGCTAACTCTCCCTTTGGTCTCCGACGTGGTCCGCCCGTATTTCTTTACTTTCTGGTTGATAAATGCAGCCATGGTAGTGCTCTTCGGTGTTCCGTATCCGTCGGACGGCGTGGCGTTGCCGAGAACGCCTGTCGAAGAGAGGGCGATTGCCGCATCCATCGTGTTGCTGGCAGAAGTGGAGAAAACGATCGGCTCAAAATCGTACAAGGTACCGATGGCATCGGCAGGGGAGCTGCCCCCATCGTAGGGACCCGGCTGCAGCACGTCGTCGCTGATGATGGCGTTATTTTCGTCGGCGTATACGTGGTTATTGCTCAAGGCAAAAACGTTGATACCATCCGTGACCCGCGCTCCGATGGTGCCGGCAGTAATATCCGGGTGACCGGTTGAAACGCCGATCGGTACAGGGCGAGGCCATCTGTCGGTCGGGGTGAGACCAGGGTCAGGTTCGGGGTCAGTGGGGTCGTCCCCGCCCCTGCCAGGGCCACCGCCGTGGCCGGGACGATGGTGCAGGGCGTAGACCCTTCCGGTTACCTGTACCACCACCGGAACGCCGTCCAGCCTCTTGGGAAGCCCGGCGACTCCCGCTGTCTCAATAAAGATCTTGACCACCGGCACTCCATCCGCATTGTAGCCAACGGCCGTGCCGATGACACCTGGATTAGCCAGCAGGGCATCGGTGTGCCACTCCTGGGCTGCGATGGCGGTCTCAAGCCCTTGCCCACCCCTACCAGACTGGCCGTAGATTGGCGAGGCGACCAGGGCAGCGAGTAGAACTACAGCAATCAGGGAGCCTAACGACAGTAACTTCTTCATCTTTTCCATCCTTTCACATGATCAAAGGGGATCTTTACGCTCCGTTTCATGGTTACTTCCCTCCCTTAATAACCATCGGTCTGAAGTTCGAGAAAGTTAGTCCAATTGCGGGTTTTCATCTGGGCCCATTAACCTTCAAGCGGCTGTGCCGCCAGGCATCTACCATAATGACCCCGCAATTGGTCATCCAGTTCAATGAGCAAGCTTAGTGCCACTAGACTGATGCATACTCAAACAGGTCTATAAGCAAGCTTCATTCCATTTGCAAATATAATGAAATCAATGGTATACGTTTTTTAATAATCTCCATGGATAGGCAAAAAATTCCCACGAGAGCCTATATTTGTCAGCCGGAAATTAATGAAATAGAAAGGTTTGGTGATGATATGGTCGGGCGTTAATGCAACCCTCGGCTCATCAACGAGGCTACGAGTGCCTTGCTACAGAGGTCTTTCAGAGATGAGGCCATCAGGGTGCGGACCCTACCCTCTATTAACCCTGACGATGACCCTCCTCGTCCTGGGGCCGTCGAATTCGCCGAGGAAGATGTGTCCTCGACCCTCGACCACATCGTGGCCGCCGTCGCCGGGTGACTGGTCGGGACCATAGCAGGCGCACTAGAGGTGCGCGGAATCCCGTCTCAACCGGACAAGCTCAAGACCACCGCCGAAGGCGACATCGAAGAAGTGGACGGCAAGGCCGTCCCTATATCCCGAGTAGTTCCGCCTTAGGCGGACCTTAGGCAGATGACCCCGACACCTTTTAAGGCGGAACCACGACATATCGGGATGTTAAGCCGACGCCAGCTCTGCTGTTCTTTTGCCCTCTTTCCTACGAAATTGGAGGCAGGCTACAATCGTGACCGTGGTTCCAACGACGTAGCCGGTGATTATCCACCACAGAGGGGCGGTAATTCTTTCCACACCTATGGCTAAAACGAAGAGAGCCGTAGCAAAAATTGCGTGGACGACTGTTAAGACTATGGCGACGATGAAGGAATGCCTTGGAGCGGTTTGCGCCCCGAGCCAGACAAAACCATAAGGGGCCGCTACAATCGTTCCAATCTTAACTAACCAGCTTGCAAAGTTCCAAAGCCCCATGGGGTAAAATACATTGCCTATTGCCATGACGGATATCTGGGCGCCGACCCAAGCAACTACCGCCATAGGCAAAACAAGCCCCCAGCGCAACCAATCAGGCAGCTCCCTCATCGCCCTAACCCCACTCCCTCGCTCACCACCAGGCGACCTTACCAATGCCGGAATCTCTCTCATTCTACCACCCCGCCCTCCCTCTTCAACAAATCAAAACCGCCCTGGCCGCCTCGGCCAGCGCAGATGTGGGTTTATCCTCGTCCCCCGCTGTCTTCGCCTTGACGCCCTTGGCCCTCTCAGGTAGACTGCCTCACCATAATTTAAGCAGTTACAGAGGATGCCGGGATGCCTCTCGATGAGATGAACGAGCTTATCCGCCAGCGCCTGGGCAAGCTCGAAGAGCTTCGGGCCGAGGGGGTGGAGCCTTATCGAGCCCGCTACCGGGTGGACCATGCCATAGGGCCGCTGGTGGCCGAGTACGGCCCCCAAAGCGCCGATGCGCTCGCAGAAGCCGCCGTCGGTGTTGGGGTAGCGGGGAGAATGATGAGCCTTCGCGATATGGGCAAGACCGCCTTCGCCCACCTCCAGGACGCCACAGGCCGCCTCCAGATATACGTCAGGCAGGACGATATCGGCAAAGAGGCCTTCGGCCGCTTCAAGCGCTTCGACATCGGCGACTTCGTGGGCGTCGAGGGGACGCTCATCAAGACCAAGACGGGGGAGCTCACCGTGAGAGCCGATGCGGTTGTCCTGGTGACGAAGAGTCTCAGGCCCCTACCGGAGAAGTGGCACGGCCTTAAAGACATCGAGACCCGCTACCGGCAACGCTATGTGGACCTCGTGGTGAACGAGGAGGTCCGGGAGCTTTTCCGGCTCAGAAGCCGTCTTATCCAGCTCATCCGACATTTTCTTGACGCCAGAGGGTTCCTGGAAGTCGAGACCCCGATGATGCAGCCGCTCCACGGAGGGGCGGCGGCCAGGCCGTTCAAGACCTTCCACCACGCCCTGGGCATCGACCTCTATCTACGAGTCGCCCCGGAATTGTATCTGAAGCGCCTCGTGGTGGGCGGGTTCGAGAAGGTTTACGAGGTCAACCGCAACTTTAGAAACGAAGGTCTCTCTAGCGAGCACAACCCAGAGTTCACTATGCTCGAATTTTACCAGGCCTACGCCGACTACCAGGACCTGATGGGCTTCGTAGAGAAGATGATAGCCCACCTGGCCCGGGAGCTATTCGGCACGACGACGCTACGCTATAAGGGAGAGGAGCTTAGGCTTGATCCCCCGTTCGCCGTCCACACTCTTAGGGAGGCCCTCGTGAAGGTGGGTGGCCTGCCTGAAGGGGTCGCCGTCGACGAGGACGCCGCCCGGGCCACCTGTATGGAGCGGGAGATTCCGCTCAAGGGCGACGAGTCGCTGGGGCGCCTCCAGGGGCTCCTGCTCGATAAGGTCGTGGAGCCCAAGCTTTTCCAGCCGACCTTCGTGGTCGACTTCCCCCGCGAGCTCTCGCCCCTGGCCCGCTCTAAAGACGACGAGCCGGAGCTTGTCGAGCGGTTCGAGCTTTTTATAGGCGGCAAGGAAATTGCGAACGCTTACACCGAGCTTAACGACCCTCTCGAGCAGAGGGCGCGCTTCGAGCAGCAGGCCGCCGCCCGGGCCGCCGGTG
Encoded here:
- the lysS gene encoding lysine--tRNA ligase, with amino-acid sequence MPLDEMNELIRQRLGKLEELRAEGVEPYRARYRVDHAIGPLVAEYGPQSADALAEAAVGVGVAGRMMSLRDMGKTAFAHLQDATGRLQIYVRQDDIGKEAFGRFKRFDIGDFVGVEGTLIKTKTGELTVRADAVVLVTKSLRPLPEKWHGLKDIETRYRQRYVDLVVNEEVRELFRLRSRLIQLIRHFLDARGFLEVETPMMQPLHGGAAARPFKTFHHALGIDLYLRVAPELYLKRLVVGGFEKVYEVNRNFRNEGLSSEHNPEFTMLEFYQAYADYQDLMGFVEKMIAHLARELFGTTTLRYKGEELRLDPPFAVHTLREALVKVGGLPEGVAVDEDAARATCMEREIPLKGDESLGRLQGLLLDKVVEPKLFQPTFVVDFPRELSPLARSKDDEPELVERFELFIGGKEIANAYTELNDPLEQRARFEQQAAARAAGDEEAHPMDRDFLRALEYGMPPTAGCGIGIDRLVMALTDSPSIRDVILFPHMRPEAGEEP